A single window of Bacteroidota bacterium DNA harbors:
- a CDS encoding bifunctional nuclease family protein — MKKIKLEIVGLHYSQTQTGAYALVLGEAKGKRRLPIIIGGFEAQAIAIELEKMTPSRPLTHDLFKSFADAFHIAVTEVLIYNLVEGIFFARLVCQNPDGSTVEIDARTSDAIALAVRFECPIFTYEFILASAGIILDDENGDGETPSSSESSTGLTEEEEEALLAEATGSEFQRKSEKELEELLNTALRDEDYERASRIRDELNKRKGG, encoded by the coding sequence ATGAAAAAAATCAAGCTCGAAATTGTGGGTTTGCACTACAGCCAGACTCAGACCGGCGCATACGCACTGGTGCTGGGCGAAGCCAAAGGCAAACGCCGCCTGCCCATTATCATTGGCGGGTTCGAAGCGCAGGCTATTGCCATCGAACTCGAAAAAATGACGCCCAGCCGCCCGCTCACGCACGATCTCTTCAAGAGTTTTGCCGACGCGTTTCACATTGCAGTGACCGAAGTGCTAATCTACAACCTGGTGGAGGGCATTTTCTTCGCCCGCCTGGTGTGTCAAAACCCCGACGGAAGCACGGTTGAAATTGACGCCCGCACTTCCGACGCCATTGCACTGGCCGTTCGTTTCGAATGCCCCATTTTCACCTACGAGTTTATTCTGGCTTCGGCCGGCATTATTCTCGACGATGAAAACGGCGATGGCGAAACACCTTCCTCCTCAGAAAGCTCAACCGGCCTCACCGAAGAAGAGGAAGAAGCATTGCTGGCCGAGGCCACCGGCAGCGAGTTTCAGCGCAAATCAGAAAAAGAGCTGGAAGAATTGCTCAACACCGCCCTGCGCGATGAAGATTATGAACGCGCCTCACGCATACGCGACGAACTGAACAAACGCAAAGGCGGTTAA
- a CDS encoding nucleoside permease, translated as MSQIKFRLTLMNFLQFFVWGSYLTSLGGYLFVTRQFKGEEIGLVFMTMGIASVIMPTLLGIVADRWMNAERVLGISHVISAGFLFWSFTVKDPDTMFWVMLLVNMFYMPTIALNNSVSYDILLRSGLDPQKSFPPIRVWGTIGFIAAMWSVDLLGLTLEAEQLVFAGIAGVCMGVYSLAMPACPPSGKSEKKSLFSAFGLDAFVLFRTPKMLVFFLFAMFLGAALQVTNQWGVPFLDHFKAIPEYEQSFGVQHANILASISQISETLFILTIPFFLTRFGIKRVMLISIGAWVLRFGLFGIGNPGSGVALLVLSMIVYGMAFDFFNISGSLFVEREADKSIRSSAQGLFMLMTNGIGAIIGSYGSGWVVQRYTDAAGITDWSTVWYIFAAYALVLFIIFPFAFRYKHNPADVQEIKH; from the coding sequence ATGTCGCAAATTAAGTTCCGACTAACGTTAATGAATTTCCTGCAGTTTTTTGTGTGGGGCTCTTACCTTACTTCACTGGGCGGTTACCTGTTTGTAACGCGGCAGTTTAAAGGGGAAGAAATCGGGCTGGTGTTTATGACAATGGGTATTGCCTCTGTAATCATGCCCACACTGCTTGGCATTGTGGCTGACCGTTGGATGAATGCCGAGCGTGTGCTTGGAATTAGTCATGTTATCAGTGCTGGATTTCTTTTCTGGTCGTTTACGGTGAAAGATCCTGACACCATGTTTTGGGTGATGCTGCTGGTAAATATGTTTTACATGCCCACCATTGCGCTCAACAACTCGGTGTCGTATGATATTCTGCTGCGTTCGGGGCTTGATCCGCAGAAAAGCTTTCCGCCCATCCGCGTGTGGGGCACAATTGGTTTTATAGCGGCCATGTGGTCGGTTGATTTGCTTGGACTTACACTTGAAGCCGAACAGCTTGTGTTTGCCGGTATTGCGGGCGTATGTATGGGTGTGTATTCGCTGGCTATGCCGGCTTGCCCGCCTTCGGGCAAATCAGAAAAGAAATCCCTGTTCTCGGCTTTCGGACTTGATGCTTTTGTGCTTTTCCGGACACCGAAAATGCTGGTGTTTTTTCTGTTTGCCATGTTTCTTGGTGCTGCCTTGCAGGTAACCAACCAATGGGGCGTTCCGTTTCTCGATCACTTCAAAGCCATACCCGAATACGAACAATCGTTTGGTGTACAACATGCCAATATTCTTGCATCAATTTCGCAGATTTCAGAAACGCTGTTTATTCTCACTATTCCGTTTTTCCTTACCCGTTTCGGCATCAAGCGTGTAATGCTTATCAGCATTGGTGCATGGGTGCTGCGCTTTGGCTTGTTTGGTATCGGCAACCCCGGTTCAGGTGTGGCTTTGCTGGTATTGTCAATGATTGTATATGGCATGGCGTTCGACTTTTTCAATATCTCCGGTTCACTCTTTGTGGAACGCGAGGCTGATAAGTCGATACGTTCAAGCGCACAGGGCTTGTTTATGCTTATGACCAATGGCATCGGAGCCATTATCGGCAGCTACGGAAGCGGCTGGGTTGTGCAGCGTTATACCGATGCGGCAGGCATTACCGACTGGAGCACGGTGTGGTACATTTTTGCCGCTTATGCCCTGGTGTTGTTTATCATCTTCCCGTTTGCTTTCCGCTACAAGCACAACCCGGCCGATGTGCAGGAGATTAAGCATTAA
- a CDS encoding electron transfer flavoprotein subunit beta/FixA family protein, producing the protein MKILVCVSNVPDTTTKIAFSNDNTEFNKQGVQFILNPYDEWYALVRALELKEAKGSGSVTLIHVGPAENDAVIRKGLAIGADDAVRIDAEPADAYFVAEQVAAYAKDKGFDLIMTGKETISYNSSMVGGMLAEMLNMPYVSLATKLDVNGTTATAEQDVDGGTQVVECQLPAVISCQKGMAEARIPNMRGITQSRTKPIAVVPVSGASTLTSVASYTPAEGRKAVKMIDPANMDELVQLLHNEAKVI; encoded by the coding sequence ATGAAAATACTCGTCTGCGTCAGCAACGTGCCCGACACGACCACCAAAATTGCGTTTTCAAACGACAATACGGAGTTCAACAAACAGGGCGTTCAGTTTATCCTCAATCCTTACGATGAATGGTATGCACTTGTGCGCGCCCTTGAACTGAAAGAAGCCAAAGGCAGCGGCTCGGTAACCCTCATCCATGTTGGTCCGGCCGAAAATGATGCCGTTATCCGCAAAGGTCTTGCCATTGGTGCCGATGATGCCGTGCGCATTGACGCAGAACCGGCCGACGCCTATTTTGTAGCCGAGCAGGTGGCCGCTTACGCCAAAGACAAAGGCTTCGACCTGATTATGACCGGTAAGGAAACCATCAGCTACAACAGCTCCATGGTGGGCGGCATGCTGGCCGAAATGCTCAACATGCCCTATGTTTCTCTGGCTACCAAGCTCGACGTAAACGGAACCACAGCCACTGCCGAGCAGGATGTGGACGGCGGCACACAGGTGGTTGAATGCCAGCTTCCGGCTGTAATCAGCTGCCAGAAAGGTATGGCCGAAGCGCGTATTCCAAACATGCGCGGTATCACCCAGTCGCGCACAAAACCCATTGCGGTGGTGCCGGTTTCGGGTGCAAGCACGCTTACCTCAGTGGCCAGCTACACACCCGCCGAAGGCCGCAAAGCCGTTAAAATGATCGATCCGGCCAATATGGACGAGCTCGTTCAGCTGCTTCACAACGAGGCGAAAGTTATCTAA
- a CDS encoding electron transfer flavoprotein subunit alpha/FixB family protein: MAVLVYTEAAKGKIRKSSLEAVNYASHIAQLLGTTVTAAIAAGTDAALLAELGKAGAAKVLTLAGDKLAAGNDAAWAMALEQAANAENADVVIFSHDLSAKTIAPRLAVRLKAGIVAGAVDYPTVNGAALYVRKNAFSGKATAVYAMHSAKKIITLLPNSFQVKLGEGTATVEAFNANVDAAPAGIVVKERKTRETTTVPLPEAELVVSGGRGLKAAENWGPLEELATALGATTACSRPIADMGWRPHHEHVGQTGVAIRPNLYIAIGISGAIQHLAGVNGSKTIVVINNDKEAPFFKAADYGVIGDAFDVLPRLTEAVKKFKASQH, from the coding sequence ATGGCCGTTCTCGTTTACACAGAAGCCGCCAAAGGCAAAATCCGCAAAAGCTCACTGGAAGCAGTGAACTACGCTTCCCATATTGCACAATTGCTGGGCACCACCGTTACCGCCGCCATTGCTGCCGGTACCGATGCCGCTTTGCTGGCTGAACTCGGCAAGGCCGGTGCCGCCAAGGTACTCACACTGGCCGGCGATAAGCTGGCTGCCGGCAACGATGCCGCCTGGGCCATGGCCCTTGAGCAGGCTGCCAATGCCGAAAATGCCGATGTAGTCATTTTCTCGCACGATCTTTCGGCTAAAACCATTGCTCCGCGTCTGGCGGTGCGCCTCAAAGCGGGCATTGTAGCCGGCGCGGTTGATTATCCTACCGTAAACGGGGCGGCTCTGTATGTGCGCAAAAATGCCTTCTCCGGCAAAGCCACGGCGGTGTATGCCATGCACTCGGCCAAAAAAATCATTACCCTGCTGCCCAACTCGTTCCAGGTAAAACTGGGCGAAGGCACCGCAACTGTTGAGGCATTCAATGCCAATGTGGATGCTGCACCGGCTGGCATTGTGGTGAAAGAGCGCAAAACACGCGAAACCACCACCGTGCCCCTGCCTGAGGCTGAACTCGTTGTATCGGGTGGACGCGGACTGAAAGCGGCTGAAAACTGGGGCCCGCTTGAAGAGCTTGCCACCGCACTCGGCGCCACCACCGCCTGCTCACGTCCCATTGCCGACATGGGCTGGCGTCCGCACCACGAGCACGTGGGCCAGACCGGCGTGGCGATTCGTCCCAACCTGTACATTGCCATTGGCATTTCGGGCGCTATCCAGCACCTGGCGGGCGTAAACGGCAGCAAAACCATCGTGGTCATCAACAACGACAAAGAAGCACCGTTCTTCAAAGCGGCTGATTATGGCGTAATCGGCGATGCATTTGATGTGTTGCCCCGACTTACTGAGGCCGTGAAAAAGTTCAAGGCTTCACAGCATTAA
- a CDS encoding DUF1569 domain-containing protein, translating to MDLPNIFTKPVSDAVIARIKQLTPETAAVWGKMNVAQMLAHCNVTYEMIYEDKHPKPGAFMRFILKMMVKKAVTTAATYKQNGQTAPAFLIKDEKNFEAEKNRLINYITKTQELGEGHFDGKASHSFGVLNKNEWNNMLYKHLDHHLRQFGV from the coding sequence ATGGATTTACCCAATATTTTCACAAAACCAGTTTCAGATGCTGTAATTGCCCGAATAAAGCAGCTTACACCCGAAACCGCTGCAGTTTGGGGAAAAATGAATGTTGCTCAAATGCTTGCACATTGCAACGTAACGTATGAAATGATATATGAAGATAAGCATCCGAAACCCGGTGCTTTCATGCGTTTTATATTGAAAATGATGGTTAAAAAAGCGGTTACTACAGCTGCAACTTATAAACAGAACGGACAAACCGCGCCCGCATTTCTTATCAAAGACGAGAAGAATTTTGAGGCCGAGAAGAATCGGCTTATCAATTATATCACTAAAACACAAGAGCTTGGCGAAGGCCATTTCGACGGGAAAGCATCGCATTCGTTTGGCGTGCTGAACAAAAATGAGTGGAACAATATGTTGTACAAGCATCTTGATCACCACCTGCGGCAATTTGGTGTATAA